In Flammeovirgaceae bacterium 311, one DNA window encodes the following:
- a CDS encoding inosine 5-monophosphate dehydrogenase (COG0516 IMP dehydrogenase/GMP reductase), with protein MAIYINEVSRTFGEYLLIPGLTTKACIPPNVVLKAPLVKFRKEEQPAIELNIPFVSAIMQSVSDHNLAIALARSGGLSFVFGSQPIESQADMIRRVKKFKSGFVISDANLKPDDTLQQVLALKAKTGHSTVGVTEDGSPNGKLLGIVTSRDYRITKDAGTKKVREFMTPVHKLVVGQLGISLTEANDIIWENKLNCLPILDKNQHLQYLVFRKDYDNHKDNPLELSDESKKLLVGAGINTKDYKERVPSLIEAGVDVLCVDSSDGFSEWQRETIEWVKQEFPSAKIGGGNIVDEEGFRYLVDAGADFVKVGIGGGSICITREQKGIGRGQATALMEVSSARDAYYKETGVYIPICSDGGIVHDYHMVLALAMGADFLMMGRYFARFDESPTKKLMVGNNYVKEYWGEGSNRAQNWQRYDTGGSDSLKFEEGVDSYVPYAGKLKDNLNTTLSKIKSTMCSCGAITIPELQQKAKITLVSSTSIVEGGAHDVILKETNG; from the coding sequence ATGGCAATTTATATTAATGAAGTTTCAAGGACATTTGGAGAGTACCTGCTCATTCCCGGATTAACCACCAAAGCATGTATTCCGCCTAATGTTGTGCTGAAAGCACCTTTGGTAAAGTTCAGGAAAGAGGAGCAGCCAGCTATCGAATTAAATATACCGTTTGTATCTGCCATTATGCAGTCGGTATCCGACCATAACCTGGCCATTGCACTTGCCCGAAGCGGCGGTTTGTCTTTTGTCTTTGGCTCACAGCCAATAGAAAGTCAGGCCGATATGATCAGGAGGGTAAAGAAATTCAAGTCTGGATTTGTGATCAGCGATGCCAATCTCAAACCTGATGATACCCTACAGCAGGTACTTGCCCTGAAAGCCAAAACAGGTCACTCCACAGTAGGAGTTACTGAAGATGGTTCACCCAATGGTAAACTGCTGGGCATCGTTACCAGCAGAGATTATCGCATTACCAAAGATGCCGGCACAAAAAAAGTTAGAGAGTTTATGACGCCCGTTCATAAACTGGTGGTGGGACAGTTAGGAATTAGTCTTACGGAAGCAAATGACATCATTTGGGAGAACAAGCTTAACTGTCTGCCCATCCTCGATAAAAATCAGCATCTGCAGTACCTGGTATTCAGGAAGGACTACGATAACCATAAAGATAATCCGCTGGAGCTATCCGACGAGAGCAAGAAGCTACTGGTAGGAGCTGGTATCAATACCAAAGATTATAAAGAACGTGTACCCAGTCTGATTGAAGCAGGGGTGGATGTGCTGTGTGTTGATTCTTCTGATGGTTTTTCTGAATGGCAGCGTGAAACCATTGAATGGGTAAAGCAGGAATTCCCCAGTGCTAAAATAGGCGGCGGTAATATTGTAGACGAAGAAGGCTTTCGCTACCTGGTAGATGCCGGTGCCGACTTTGTAAAAGTAGGTATTGGTGGAGGTTCAATCTGCATTACCCGTGAACAAAAAGGGATTGGCAGGGGCCAGGCGACTGCCCTTATGGAAGTTTCCAGCGCCAGGGATGCCTATTATAAAGAAACCGGTGTTTATATACCTATCTGTTCAGATGGCGGCATTGTGCACGATTACCATATGGTGCTGGCACTGGCCATGGGTGCAGATTTTCTGATGATGGGCCGTTACTTTGCCCGTTTTGATGAAAGCCCTACCAAGAAGCTGATGGTGGGAAATAACTATGTAAAAGAGTATTGGGGAGAAGGCTCCAACAGGGCCCAGAACTGGCAGCGTTACGATACCGGCGGCAGCGATTCTCTAAAGTTTGAAGAAGGGGTAGACAGTTATGTACCCTATGCAGGTAAGCTGAAAGACAATCTGAACACCACGCTGAGCAAAATCAAGTCGACCATGTGCAGCTGTGGGGCTATTACCATTCCGGAGCTTCAGCAGAAAGCCAAAATTACCCTTGTTTCCTCTACCAGCATTGTAGAAGGCGGCGCCCACGATGTAATTCTGAAAGAAACAAATGGTTGA
- a CDS encoding hypothetical protein (COG0457 FOG: TPR repeat) → MKKLFCIALLLMSYITAAANSPTDSLLQELDRELAVMEVYVAHKLERISSLKGKLQSAEISLTDRYNLNYRIFSEYQSFNFDSAFTYANKLQKVARELKDTDKITAARMQFGFIFLSSGMYKEAIDTLGTIHTPTLPHTTKPEYFSLMARVYYGIADFNSDSYYTRVYNTMGNQFIDSVLLFSAPQSFEYLYFRGLRNARMLNINEGLSDLEQLNTRSDLTYHQAAVVASTLSDIYLRLGNTDKAIGLLAKAAIFDIKASIKETAAILIIADILRQQGQIRKAYEYTRHALNDANFYNARHRKIRVGTILPIIEEEKSIIVEGQKQRIITYAVVVTVLILCVFLFILIILKQLKKLKLADKEILKSNSSLQHTNHKLLEANKIKEEYIGYYFNINSEYLDKIEKFKESVDHNLTTKRFDHLRYVVKNIDLKKEREELYKSFDKVFLKLFPDFISSYNTLFKEEDQVCLGDMQLLNTDLRIFALIRMGISDNDKIAKILGYSVNTIYAYKTRIKNKAIVPNEEFEKRIMEIETV, encoded by the coding sequence ATGAAAAAACTTTTTTGTATAGCTCTGCTCCTCATGAGTTATATAACTGCTGCGGCCAACTCCCCTACTGATAGTCTTTTGCAGGAGCTGGATCGTGAGTTAGCAGTTATGGAAGTGTATGTTGCGCACAAGCTGGAACGCATTTCTTCTCTGAAGGGGAAGCTGCAGTCAGCAGAAATCAGCCTGACAGACAGGTATAACCTAAACTACCGGATCTTTAGTGAATACCAGTCTTTCAACTTCGATTCTGCCTTTACTTATGCTAATAAATTACAAAAGGTAGCCAGAGAGTTAAAGGATACCGATAAGATTACTGCCGCCCGCATGCAGTTTGGATTTATATTTCTTTCGTCGGGGATGTACAAAGAAGCGATTGACACACTTGGCACCATCCACACGCCAACACTGCCTCATACAACAAAGCCTGAGTATTTTTCGCTGATGGCCCGTGTTTATTATGGAATTGCAGATTTTAATTCTGATTCATATTATACCCGGGTGTATAACACCATGGGAAATCAGTTTATAGATTCTGTTCTTTTATTTTCAGCTCCTCAATCGTTTGAATACCTGTATTTCAGGGGCTTAAGAAATGCCAGGATGCTGAATATCAACGAAGGTCTTTCGGATCTGGAGCAGCTCAATACCAGAAGTGATCTTACATACCACCAGGCAGCAGTTGTAGCCTCTACCCTTAGTGATATTTACCTAAGGCTCGGCAATACGGACAAAGCCATCGGACTGTTGGCAAAGGCTGCTATTTTTGATATAAAAGCCTCTATCAAAGAAACAGCTGCTATCCTGATCATTGCTGATATTTTACGTCAGCAGGGACAGATCAGAAAAGCGTACGAGTACACCCGTCATGCTCTCAATGATGCTAATTTTTACAATGCCCGTCACCGCAAGATCAGGGTAGGCACTATATTACCCATCATAGAAGAAGAAAAATCAATTATTGTAGAAGGACAAAAACAACGAATTATCACCTATGCCGTGGTGGTAACAGTGCTAATCCTCTGTGTATTTTTATTTATTCTGATTATCCTTAAGCAGCTTAAAAAACTTAAATTGGCCGATAAGGAAATTTTAAAATCCAACAGCTCGCTTCAGCACACTAATCATAAACTACTGGAGGCTAACAAAATCAAGGAAGAGTATATCGGGTATTACTTCAATATCAACTCAGAGTATCTTGATAAAATAGAGAAGTTTAAGGAATCAGTAGATCATAACCTCACAACCAAGCGTTTTGATCACCTGCGTTATGTGGTCAAAAATATAGACCTGAAGAAAGAACGTGAAGAACTTTATAAAAGCTTTGATAAGGTTTTCCTGAAGCTGTTCCCTGATTTTATATCCAGTTACAATACCCTCTTCAAAGAGGAAGACCAGGTTTGTTTAGGAGACATGCAGCTGCTGAACACCGATTTAAGAATTTTTGCCCTTATCAGGATGGGTA
- a CDS encoding response regulator receiver (COG0784 FOG: CheY-like receiver) encodes MAIISSVLLVDDDAAANFINQLLLKDVVASGNLQVVQNGEEALQLINTCIEEKRALPELILLDLNMPVMDGFEFLEAYQELDLQEQQKPVIAVLTTSMNPKDVNRINELGIVDFINKPLSPKSIHQLIEKRFAERLMGEF; translated from the coding sequence ATGGCAATAATTAGCTCTGTTTTATTAGTCGACGATGATGCGGCGGCTAATTTTATTAATCAGCTGCTGCTAAAGGACGTAGTAGCTTCTGGTAATCTCCAGGTTGTACAAAATGGCGAAGAGGCCCTTCAGCTGATCAATACCTGTATAGAGGAAAAAAGAGCATTGCCGGAATTGATTCTGCTGGACCTGAATATGCCCGTTATGGATGGTTTTGAGTTTCTGGAAGCCTACCAGGAGCTGGACTTGCAGGAGCAACAAAAGCCTGTAATAGCAGTTTTAACAACCTCCATGAACCCTAAAGACGTAAACCGGATCAACGAACTGGGAATAGTTGATTTCATAAACAAACCGCTATCGCCAAAATCAATTCACCAGCTGATTGAAAAACGCTTTGCTGAAAGACTGATGGGTGAATTTTAA
- a CDS encoding GDSL family lipase, translated as MKPYYLLLLVLSPFFACSTISKSSLQQYSPEHELLRYTGRIDFTETEKPLLVGSASSVEFSFQGDSCRVYLQKMNPAAEHNYVSLELDGEYMGRVKLERNAMEPYTVQVPVVLGSPQPYSSAEAFHKLKVLKATEAQNGSIAFGGVQTLSLGELPPAPMRSIEFIGNSITCGMGVDWKEVPCDTGVWYDQHNAYWAYGPRVARALNTRYMLSSVSGIGMYRNWNSPSPVMPDVYENLYLNTEGEKKWNFENFSPDLVSICLGTNDFSDGDGIKERLAFDSAVFVSSYIEFVNTIYNKYPDTQVCLLTSPMVSGEKGAVFLNCLQAVQHHFNRQGQRSKPIAVYNFESIVPHGCGYHPDRKDHAQMAEVLIPFYMKVMGW; from the coding sequence ATGAAGCCTTATTACCTGTTGCTGCTTGTTTTATCTCCTTTCTTTGCCTGTTCAACCATTTCTAAAAGCAGCCTGCAACAATACTCTCCGGAACATGAATTACTGCGTTATACCGGCCGTATAGATTTTACAGAAACTGAAAAACCTTTACTGGTTGGTTCTGCCTCTTCTGTGGAATTTTCCTTTCAGGGAGATTCCTGTCGGGTTTATCTTCAGAAAATGAATCCGGCTGCTGAACACAATTATGTTTCGCTGGAGCTTGACGGGGAGTATATGGGAAGGGTCAAACTGGAGCGCAATGCGATGGAGCCCTATACTGTGCAGGTTCCTGTCGTGCTTGGAAGCCCACAACCTTATTCTTCTGCAGAGGCATTCCACAAGCTTAAAGTACTGAAAGCAACAGAAGCCCAAAATGGCAGTATTGCTTTTGGAGGCGTACAAACACTTAGCCTGGGTGAGCTCCCTCCTGCACCCATGAGAAGCATAGAGTTTATAGGCAATTCCATTACCTGTGGTATGGGTGTAGACTGGAAAGAAGTACCCTGTGATACGGGGGTATGGTACGACCAGCATAATGCCTACTGGGCATATGGACCAAGGGTAGCCAGAGCCCTTAATACCCGGTATATGCTAAGCTCTGTTTCTGGTATTGGTATGTACCGGAACTGGAACAGCCCCTCACCTGTAATGCCAGATGTTTACGAAAACCTGTATTTGAACACTGAAGGCGAAAAAAAATGGAATTTTGAAAATTTCAGTCCTGATCTGGTCAGTATTTGCCTGGGAACAAACGATTTTTCTGATGGCGATGGCATTAAAGAGCGTCTTGCTTTTGATTCAGCTGTATTTGTTAGCAGCTACATTGAGTTTGTTAATACAATCTACAACAAATACCCAGACACACAGGTATGCCTGCTTACCAGCCCAATGGTAAGTGGCGAAAAGGGTGCTGTTTTCCTTAACTGCCTGCAGGCAGTGCAGCATCACTTTAACCGACAGGGCCAGCGCAGCAAACCCATTGCTGTCTATAATTTTGAATCGATCGTACCACATGGTTGTGGCTACCACCCCGACCGGAAGGATCATGCACAAATGGCAGAAGTGCTCATACCCTTTTACATGAAAGTGATGGGATGGTAA
- a CDS encoding histidine kinase (COG3292 Predicted periplasmic ligand-binding sensor domain) — translation MVFDIAQDKQGFLWFGTEDGLNRFDGHEFRVFRHNEKDPSSIVSNTIRTLYTDENNSLWIGTDKGVCRYFPETEYIEHFPIDFSDETKLNGTYVSAIKKHPDGSLWISYIGSGIDVIQPGKKNIFHYTIHRNDEYKLTNDMVSAIQFLADGSTVVGTYGGIEFIDRNGIVMSEKEALQKYPWKNDIKGSIRVLYLSERKKLWIGTEVGGLYLVDLEAGTSFNFDHTNSELTSNDILSITEDSRGNIWVGSDAIYIFDQQQQKPVWYNANGMYLKSHTTAIFEDKEQNLWMGTSRLGIRKFNHLDTQLRHYHSNQGESSIKSDEVLSFNQDDAGTIWVGTGGAGLHKMFKNQKGFEVPEVNARLNSQVIKTIHKDNEGYFWMGGWDAGLIKFHPEKQTLEQYHPKNGRLPSRHIWDIAGDQQGNLWLGTLRDGLCRFSPQTGAYKYFKYIPGDTTALVNDDVQAIHVDKRGLLWVATSNGLSILKPGSEKFSNSLKFKSDTKNTLSNSVLQCIYEDPEGRIWLGTKGGGITIVNLINNKLVVEKKVKENEGLPNNTVNAIQADANNNVWVSTTAGIVRINPANFEKFSFTPVLNLQGTEFLANSSFRTSEGLMLFGSPNGFHTFHPDSLDLTPKNVEVQFTALQIINDNITPSSLYNGRRILDKSITETNKLNLSYEDYSFTIHFAPVTYNQQKTISYAYLMENLDKDWQYTTAERRFVHYTNLAPGKYELKVKASYDGIHWPEEAKTLSINIAAPWWETPWFRTGLLVLIATGLYSLYKIRISFFKQQQRKLEGLVSLRTAELKKSNNEIHALLQEVAEQKQSIENQNEELQEINEELSSQRDTLENTQFKLREINTSLELLVDKRTQSLNSTVHELETFLYRASHDLRGPISSMLGLLMVSRMEGKDALQETTYAELLNKAVLKLERTLQKLLQKYTIQKDSVSLEIFSKSSLTDLLDEVIEDIRAFRKEDFSVTIEDGLLFETDRKLIFILLLSLLENAFLYSERSNNTKVSLDVKQCENNVLITVTDYGLGIKQELKDKIFTMFFRGSVHSNGNGLGLYLVKCALEKLNGTVMLESEDGQYSRFTINLQTKNVRRATDLVLQEVNH, via the coding sequence ATGGTTTTTGACATTGCTCAGGATAAACAGGGGTTTTTATGGTTTGGTACCGAAGACGGTCTGAACCGTTTCGACGGCCACGAATTCAGAGTTTTCAGGCATAACGAAAAAGATCCTTCTTCAATCGTCAGTAATACAATTCGTACATTATATACAGATGAGAACAATTCCCTCTGGATTGGCACAGATAAAGGCGTGTGCCGGTATTTCCCGGAAACTGAGTATATAGAGCATTTCCCAATTGATTTCTCAGATGAAACCAAGCTGAATGGGACGTACGTGAGTGCAATTAAAAAACACCCAGACGGTAGCCTCTGGATTTCCTACATAGGCAGTGGTATAGATGTTATTCAGCCGGGCAAAAAGAACATTTTCCATTACACCATTCACAGAAATGATGAATATAAGCTGACGAATGATATGGTTTCTGCCATACAGTTTTTAGCTGATGGTTCTACCGTTGTAGGTACTTATGGAGGAATAGAGTTTATAGATAGGAATGGGATAGTAATGAGCGAAAAAGAAGCGCTTCAGAAATACCCCTGGAAAAATGATATTAAGGGATCTATTAGGGTTTTGTACCTGTCTGAGAGAAAAAAGCTTTGGATTGGAACGGAAGTAGGCGGGCTTTACCTGGTTGATCTGGAGGCAGGTACAAGCTTTAATTTTGATCACACCAACAGTGAATTAACCTCTAATGATATACTTTCTATTACAGAAGATTCGCGTGGTAATATATGGGTAGGGAGTGACGCTATTTACATTTTTGATCAGCAGCAACAAAAGCCGGTGTGGTATAATGCGAATGGCATGTATCTAAAGAGCCATACCACTGCCATCTTCGAAGATAAGGAACAGAATCTCTGGATGGGAACTTCCAGACTAGGTATCCGCAAATTTAACCATCTGGACACACAGCTGCGCCACTATCATTCCAACCAGGGTGAATCAAGTATTAAAAGCGATGAAGTGCTGTCATTTAACCAGGATGATGCGGGTACGATCTGGGTGGGTACCGGTGGTGCTGGTCTGCATAAAATGTTCAAGAACCAAAAAGGTTTTGAGGTACCGGAGGTAAATGCCAGGCTAAATTCACAGGTCATCAAGACCATACACAAAGACAATGAGGGTTATTTCTGGATGGGTGGCTGGGATGCAGGACTTATCAAATTCCATCCTGAAAAGCAAACCCTGGAGCAGTATCATCCAAAAAACGGTAGATTACCCAGCAGGCATATCTGGGATATAGCTGGCGACCAGCAGGGAAATCTCTGGCTGGGTACTTTACGTGATGGCCTCTGCAGGTTCTCACCCCAGACTGGAGCATATAAATATTTTAAATACATTCCCGGAGATACTACAGCACTGGTGAACGATGATGTACAGGCAATACATGTAGACAAGAGGGGTTTATTATGGGTAGCCACCAGCAATGGCCTAAGCATTTTAAAACCTGGTTCAGAAAAATTCTCTAACTCGCTTAAATTTAAATCTGATACAAAGAACACATTATCGAACAGCGTACTACAGTGTATTTACGAAGATCCTGAAGGCAGAATCTGGCTTGGTACCAAGGGTGGGGGAATTACCATTGTGAACCTCATCAATAATAAGCTGGTGGTTGAAAAAAAAGTTAAAGAGAATGAAGGTTTACCTAATAACACTGTAAATGCCATACAGGCGGATGCTAATAACAATGTATGGGTAAGCACAACTGCAGGAATTGTCAGGATCAACCCGGCAAATTTTGAAAAATTTAGTTTCACGCCTGTTTTAAACCTGCAGGGTACAGAATTTCTGGCTAATTCCAGCTTTAGAACTTCTGAGGGTCTGATGTTATTTGGGAGTCCCAATGGATTTCATACCTTCCATCCCGATAGCCTGGATCTTACTCCGAAAAATGTGGAGGTGCAATTCACCGCTCTTCAGATTATTAATGACAATATTACACCCAGTAGCCTGTACAATGGCAGAAGAATACTAGATAAATCAATTACAGAAACAAACAAGCTAAACCTTTCCTACGAGGACTATTCATTTACAATCCACTTTGCACCCGTTACTTATAACCAGCAAAAAACCATCAGCTATGCTTACCTGATGGAAAACCTGGACAAGGACTGGCAATACACAACTGCGGAAAGAAGATTTGTACACTATACCAACCTGGCACCGGGTAAATACGAGTTAAAGGTTAAGGCATCTTACGATGGTATCCACTGGCCTGAAGAAGCAAAAACCTTAAGTATCAATATTGCGGCTCCCTGGTGGGAAACACCCTGGTTCAGAACAGGGCTGCTTGTATTAATAGCCACTGGCCTCTATAGTTTGTATAAGATCCGCATCAGCTTTTTTAAGCAGCAGCAAAGAAAACTGGAGGGGCTTGTTTCTTTGAGAACGGCAGAATTAAAAAAATCTAATAACGAGATTCATGCGCTGCTGCAGGAAGTGGCAGAACAAAAACAGAGCATAGAAAATCAGAACGAAGAACTGCAGGAAATCAATGAAGAGCTAAGCTCCCAGCGCGATACACTGGAAAATACCCAGTTTAAGCTTCGTGAAATCAATACAAGCCTGGAATTACTGGTTGATAAGCGTACCCAGTCGCTGAACAGTACTGTGCATGAGCTGGAGACCTTCCTCTACAGGGCTTCACATGATTTGCGGGGCCCTATCTCTAGTATGCTGGGCTTGTTAATGGTTTCCAGGATGGAAGGTAAAGATGCTTTACAAGAAACCACTTATGCAGAACTTCTCAATAAGGCTGTATTAAAGCTGGAAAGAACGCTGCAAAAGTTACTACAGAAATACACCATCCAGAAAGACAGTGTTTCATTAGAAATCTTCTCAAAAAGCTCATTAACAGATTTGCTCGATGAAGTGATCGAAGATATAAGAGCTTTCCGTAAAGAAGATTTCAGTGTTACTATAGAAGATGGCCTTCTGTTTGAAACAGACCGTAAGCTGATTTTTATACTGCTGCTAAGCCTGCTTGAAAATGCATTCCTTTATAGCGAAAGGAGCAACAACACTAAAGTAAGCCTGGATGTGAAGCAGTGTGAAAATAATGTTCTTATCACTGTTACCGATTATGGCCTAGGCATAAAACAGGAACTAAAGGATAAAATATTTACAATGTTCTTCAGAGGCAGTGTACACTCCAATGGCAATGGCCTGGGGCTTTACCTGGTAAAATGTGCTCTTGAAAAACTGAATGGAACCGTAATGCTTGAATCTGAAGATGGACAATACTCCAGGTTCACCATTAACCTGCAGACGAAAAATGTGAGACGGGCAACAGACCTGGTACTGCAGGAAGTTAATCACTAA
- a CDS encoding glycoside hydrolase 15-like protein (COG3387 Glucoamylase and related glycosyl hydrolases) — protein sequence MKDYQPIEDYGVIGDLNSVALVSVRGSIDFMCFPDFDSPTIFAALLDHKKGGHFKIHPLNEDINHKQLYLPETNVLLTRFLANEGVAEITDFMPEEAAYGGKEIIRRVSCIKGQMRFKLECCPRFDYARAQHSTAQISKNEIIFTSHENSRLVLRLLSSIPIHTQGNDAHAEFILLPGEHADFMLEQVDHKTPVERDFSAFVEKSLIDTIHYWKDWSGKSNYRGRWMEMVHRSALVLKMLTSYRYGSIVAAPTFGLPEELGGVRNWDYRYTWIRDASFTIYALINLGYKQEASAFMKWVEKQCDDIGDAGYLRLMYTIDGRKDLEETELNHLEGYKKTRPVRIGNGAYNQIQLDIYGELLDAVYLYDKYVEPISYRFWKNLSRQVDWVCNNWHREDEGIWEVRGGKRQFLYSRLLCWVAIDRAMRIADNHSFPLPPHWRLERDKIFYSIHNEFWDEELQAFVQYKGAKTVDAATLLMPIIRFISPTDPQWLSTLKRIEDELVSDSLVYRYRPDEEIEGLSGGEGTFSMCTFWYVECLARAGQLDKATLFFEKMIGYANHVGLYAEQLGVKGEHLGNFPQAFTHLGLISAALSLNHEINKKRDKEIL from the coding sequence ATGAAAGACTATCAGCCAATAGAAGATTACGGGGTCATAGGAGATTTGAATTCGGTTGCACTGGTGAGTGTGAGGGGTTCTATTGATTTTATGTGTTTTCCGGATTTTGATTCTCCCACTATTTTTGCAGCACTACTGGATCATAAGAAGGGTGGTCATTTTAAAATTCACCCCCTAAACGAAGACATTAACCATAAGCAGCTCTACCTGCCGGAAACGAACGTATTGTTAACACGCTTTCTTGCAAATGAAGGGGTAGCTGAAATAACAGATTTTATGCCTGAAGAAGCGGCATACGGTGGAAAGGAGATTATCCGGAGAGTTTCCTGCATCAAGGGTCAAATGCGCTTTAAGCTGGAGTGCTGCCCTCGTTTTGATTATGCACGTGCTCAGCATAGTACAGCTCAGATCAGTAAAAACGAAATTATATTTACCAGCCACGAAAATAGCAGGCTGGTGCTGCGCCTGTTAAGCAGTATTCCCATTCATACACAAGGCAATGATGCTCATGCAGAGTTTATTCTGCTGCCTGGAGAACATGCTGATTTTATGCTGGAACAGGTTGACCATAAAACTCCGGTAGAAAGGGACTTCAGTGCCTTTGTTGAAAAAAGCTTGATAGACACCATTCACTACTGGAAGGATTGGTCTGGTAAAAGTAACTACCGTGGTCGCTGGATGGAGATGGTTCATCGTTCTGCCCTGGTTCTGAAGATGTTAACTTCATACAGGTATGGCTCCATTGTAGCGGCACCTACTTTTGGCTTGCCTGAAGAACTGGGAGGTGTGCGTAACTGGGACTATCGTTACACCTGGATTCGTGATGCCTCCTTCACCATCTATGCTCTGATTAATCTGGGTTATAAACAAGAAGCATCTGCTTTTATGAAGTGGGTGGAAAAACAATGTGATGATATAGGTGATGCAGGCTACCTGCGGCTTATGTATACCATAGATGGTAGAAAAGATCTTGAAGAAACAGAACTCAATCACCTGGAAGGCTATAAGAAGACCAGGCCGGTACGCATAGGTAACGGAGCTTATAACCAGATTCAGCTCGATATTTATGGTGAACTGCTGGATGCAGTATATCTCTACGATAAGTATGTAGAACCTATTTCATATCGTTTCTGGAAAAACCTGTCGAGGCAGGTAGACTGGGTGTGTAATAACTGGCACAGAGAAGATGAAGGCATCTGGGAGGTAAGAGGTGGTAAACGGCAGTTTTTGTACTCCCGCCTGTTATGCTGGGTAGCTATCGACAGGGCTATGCGAATTGCAGATAATCACTCTTTTCCTTTACCACCGCATTGGAGACTGGAGCGGGATAAGATATTTTACTCAATCCATAATGAGTTTTGGGATGAAGAACTACAGGCATTTGTACAGTATAAAGGTGCAAAAACAGTAGATGCCGCAACCCTGCTGATGCCCATAATCCGCTTCATCAGTCCTACCGATCCTCAATGGCTCTCTACCCTCAAAAGAATAGAAGATGAACTGGTATCAGATTCGCTGGTGTATCGTTACAGACCGGATGAGGAAATTGAAGGCCTCAGTGGGGGAGAAGGCACTTTTTCCATGTGCACCTTCTGGTATGTGGAATGCCTTGCCCGGGCCGGACAACTGGATAAGGCAACCTTATTCTTTGAAAAAATGATTGGTTATGCCAATCATGTTGGGCTTTATGCGGAGCAATTGGGAGTTAAGGGTGAACACTTGGGCAATTTCCCCCAGGCGTTTACACATTTGGGTTTGATCAGTGCTGCATTAAGTCTTAATCATGAGATAAATAAAAAGCGGGATAAAGAGATACTATAG